A region from the Drosophila takahashii strain IR98-3 E-12201 chromosome 2L, DtakHiC1v2, whole genome shotgun sequence genome encodes:
- the LOC123002793 gene encoding uncharacterized protein — translation MSNEIAVAALARFITVSDRMSHFRATIETPGAAAPSVHTCKVRKEQVRSLWDKAEKEFEACLDTISSLTTDEASDILATLHRKYEYCYSVYEELSVQLSELIDRASSQQPLSSTDNQSAYIPSGCRLPPCDTEVFEGDYLKWPTFRDLFTAVYVNNTRLTPVEKLFHLNAKTSGEAKAIVAKSPLTNDGFASAWEALRDRFENKRLLVNSQLKLLFNLSSVNAETGHSIKELQSTIQGCLTALAHSKISTENWDCLLVYLCASKLPRLTLSLCEQSLTSKSDVPTWDEMNAFLSDRYRTLEAIEDMKQSLGGPSTSKNSQVTKKLNSFEAKSSQIDVLIGADILPSVLLSGTKTNICGSLFGQETIFGWVLTGPVSMSTSNRVSAFTTQITKTSEASLDKLLTKFWEVEDLPSKMVKESDSVCESNFLRTTTRDASGKYVVTLPFWDPDHCGSELGYSRSIALAQFLRNENRLRRDTPLNEQYNSVIQEYLDLGHMREVSPTHNSPNYYLPHHAVIKPESTTTKLRVVFNASSPSANGTSLNEEGDIRDYELKTVTFGVNCAPYLAIRVLKQLADDVDQQFPKASHIIRNFMYVDDVLAGSNSQQEAQLAIQELVTALNSAGFPLRKWTSNHKGVLKDIPNEHLLHSEFLNIDAESTAKTLGIRWRATTDEFYFVPPEISVKSSYTKREVLFQIAKLFDPAGWLAPFIVRAKIFMQEIWLQELGWDDNLPDEMSHRWQVFLQSYSDLDQIRIPRWVGYQPQVKIELHGFCDASQKAYGAALYVRVEVGQQILTNLLTAKTRVAPVKTVSLPRLELCGALLLADMASTILPNMLSKSSEIFCWTDSTIVLAWLKKPACSWTTFVANRITKIAQATKIENWSHVRSEHNPADLASRGVSLQELGDSNIWWHGPQWLQLPKLQWPETSDPHPVTELEQRAVKVHFVKLPADDFLDRFSRLDKALGVLAYVQRFLNRCRKAPGLLRACGRLTASKVLQYDERHPVLLPYSCRLSRLLVQFTHQITLHGGNQLIVRLMRSKYWIPKVKNLVKGVVNSCKVCTIYKKRLQTQLMGDFPTDRASFSRPFTYTGVDYAGPFEAIHLEPTSDLTTEKFLAAFARFVARRGCPQRVHSDNGKTFVGASSRISRDFTQALKESVTNAYSHQGLVWRFIPPGAPHMGGLWEAGVKSFKTLFYKSTSARKYTFEELSTLLAKIEACLNSRPLSPMSEDPTDLLALTPGHFLIGGPLLSTAEPEIKGEAQSIINRWQHLKAQHQQFSSRWKEEYLKELHKRNKWLSPSRNLQVDDMVVIKDDNLPSNDWLLGRIVAAIPGADTRVRVVDILTSRGTIQRPVHKLVLLPMEDKAISALPQ, via the exons ATGAGTAACGAAATTGCAGTTGCAGCCCTCGCGCGGTTTATCACGGTGTCCGACCGTATGAGCCATTTCAGAGCGACTATAGAAACTCCAGGAGCTGCCGCTCCGTCCGTCCACACCTGCAAAGTCCGAAAAGAACAAGTCCGTTCACTCTGGGACAAAGCCGAGAAGGAATTTGAAGCTTGTCTAGACACGATTTCCAGCCTTACGACTGACGAGGCGTCGGATATTTTGGCGACTCTACAccgaaaatatgaatattgctATTCGGTGTACGAGGAGCTATCGGTTCAGCTCAGCGAGTTAATTGACCGAGCCAGTTCACAGCAGCCGTTGTCGAGCACCGACAATCAGTCCGCGTACATTCCGTCTGGGTGCCGGTTGCCTCCATGTGATACAGAAGTATTTGAGGGAGACTATCTCAAATGGCCAACATTCAGGGACCTTTTCACTGCCGTCTACGTCAACAACACACGGTTGACGCCGGTCGAGAAGTTATTCCATCTCAACGCGAAAACGAGCGGTGAGGCAAAGGCAATTGTTGCCAAGTCCCCGCTCACTAATGATGGTTTCGCTTCCGCTTGGGAGGCGCTTCGAGACCGTTtcgaaaacaaaagacttttaGTGAACAGTCAGCTCAAGCTCCTATTTAACTTAAGTTCCGTTAATGCCGAAACTGGCCACTCCATAAAAGAGCTTCAGAGCACCATCCAAGGGTGCCTGACAGCATTAGCCCACTCCAAAATATCAACCGAAAATTGGGATTGCTTGCTGGTCTACCTGTGCGCCAGTAAGTTGCCCAGATTGACCCTTTCCTTGTGTGAACAATCCCTTACATCAAAGTCTGATGTTCCTACATGGGATGAGATGAACGCGTTCCTTAGCGATAGGTATAGAACCTTAGAAGCCATTGAGGACATGAAGCAGAGTCTTGGTGGTCCGTCAACTTCCAAAAATTCCCAAGTTACGAAGAAGCTTAACTCCTTTGAAGCCAAA AGTTCCCAGATAGACGTTCTTATCGGAGCTGATATTCTTCCATCCGTGCTGCTGAGTGGCACAAAGACCAACATCTGCGGATCTCTTTTTGGGCAAGAGACCATCTTCGGGTGGGTGCTCACTGGTCCAGTGTCCATGTCCACGAGCAACCGAGTCTCAGCCTTTACGACtcaaattacaaaaacaagtGAGGCATCCTTAGACAAACTTCTTACGAAGTTTTGGGAGGTGGAAGATCTACCATCAAAAATGGTAAAAGAGTCCGATTCCGTCTGCGAAAGTAATTTTCTACGAACCACAACTAGAGACGCGAGCGGGAAGTACGTAGTGACGTTACCGTTCTGGGACCCCGATCATTGTGGATCAGAGTTGGGTTACTCAAGGTCTATAGCACTTGCTCAGTTTCTGAGAAACGAGAATCGTTTACGAAGGGACACTCCATTAAATGAGCAGTACAACTCCGTaattcaagaatatttggaTTTAGGCCATATGAGAGAGGTTTCGCCCACTCACAATTCTCCAAACTACTACCTCCCACACCATGCGGTTATAAAACCCGAAAGCACGACCACGAAACTCCGGGTGGTATTCAACGCTTCCAGCCCGTCAGCAAATGGGACTAGCTTGAACGAGGAAGGTGACATTCGAGATTACGAGCTGAAAACCGTAACATTCGGTGTCAATTGCGCGCCCTATCTCGCCATCCGAGTGCTGAAACAGCTGGCTGATGACGTCGATCAGCAGTTTCCAAAAGCCAGTCATATAATCCGCAACTTCATGTATGTTGATGACGTTTTAGCAGGATCGAATTCTCAACAAGAAGCTCAACTTGCCATCCAGGAGTTAGTAACCGCTTTGAATTCGGCCGGTTTTCCGCTTAGAAAGTGGACTTCCAACCACAAGGGGGTTTTAAAGGACATTCCAAATGAGCATCTTCTCCATTCTGAGTTCCTAAATATTGATGCCGAAAGCACAGCCAAAACCCTCGGCATTCGTTGGAGAGCAACCACCGACGAGTTCTACTTCGTGCCCCCAGAAATATCCGTCAAGTCCTCCTATACTAAAAGAGAAGTTCTCTTCCAGATCGCAAAGCTATTCGATCCCGCTGGATGGCTTGCACCGTTCATCGTCCGTGCCAAAATTTTTATGCAGGAGATCTGGCTGCAAGAGTTAGGCTGGGATGACAACCTTCCCGACGAAATGAGCCATAGATGGCAAGTGTTCCTGCAAAGTTATTCCGATCTCGATCAAATCCGTATTCCGAGATGGGTCGGTTACCAGCCCCAGGTAAAAATCGAGCTTCACGGGTTCTGTGACGCTTCCCAAAAAGCCTATGGGGCGGCGCTGTATGTCAGGGTTGAAGTCGGTCAGCAGATATTGACTAATCTGCTAACGGCAAAGACCCGGGTTGCCCCTGTGAAAACTGTATCTCTCCCCCGACTCGAGCTATGTGGTGCCCTATTGCTGGCAGATATGGCATCTACCATCCTTCCAAATATGCTGTCAAAAAGCTCTGAGATTTTCTGCTGGACAGATTCTACCATTGTCCTGGCATGGTTAAAGAAACCAGCCTGCTCCTGGACCACATTCGTAGCCAACCGCATAACCAAAATAGCTCAAGCTACAAAGATTGAGAATTGGTCACATGTGCGGTCAGAACACAATCCTGCCGACCTAGCTAGTCGCGGCGTGTCCCTGCAAGAGCTGGGCGATAGCAACATCTGGTGGCATGGGCCCCAGTGGTTACAATTGCCCAAACTTCAATGGCCAGAAACTTCGGATCCACACCCAGTCACTGAATTAGAGCAGCGCGCGGTGAAGGTTCATTTCGTAAAGCTCCCCGCTGATGATTTCCTTGACCGTTTTTCCAGACTAGACAAGGCTTTAGGAGTCCTAGCTTACGTCCAAAGGTTCCTAAATCGCTGTCGTAAGGCTCCG GGACTCTTAAGAGCATGTGGTCGCTTAACTGCCTCCAAGGTCCTGCAGTATGACGAGCGCCATCCTGTATTACTCCCGTACAGCTGTCGGTTATCTCGTCTTCTTGTCCAATTCACGCACCAGATTACGCTTCATGGCGGCAACCAATTGATAGTGCGCCTGATGCGATCCAAATATTGGATTCCTAAAGTCAAGAATCTGGTAAAGGGCGTGGTGAATTCATGCAAGGTGTGCACCATTTATAAGAAAAGACTGCAGACCCAATTGATGGGCGATTTTCCGACTGATCGAGCCTCTTTTTCCAGGCCATTTACTTACACCGGCGTCGATTACGCCGGCCCCtttgag GCCATCCATTTGGAACCCACCTCCGACCTTACAACTGAGAAGTTTCTAGCAGCGTTTGCGCGTTTTGTAGCTAGAAGAGGTTGTCCTCAGCGGGTCCATTCCGACAACGGCAAAACCTTTGTTGGCGCCTCAAGTCGTATTTCCCGTGACTTTACGCAAGCACTAAAGGAGTCAGTGACCAATGCGTATAGCCATCAGGGACTCGTGTGGCGTTTCATACCCCCAGGAGCTCCTCATATGGGAGGCCTGTGGGAGGCAGGAGTAAAGAGTTTTAAAACGCTGTTTTACAAATCCACGTCCGCTCGCAAGTATACATTCGAAGAGCTTTCCACGCTTCTGGCAAAGATTGAAGCCTGCCTTAATTCCAGACCACTCTCTCCAATGTCAGAGGACCCGACAGACTTGCTGGCACTGACGCCAGGCCATTTTCTGATCGGGGGACCGTTGCTTTCCACGGCGGAGCCTGAAATTAAAGGCGAAGCCCAGTCAATCATAAATCGATGGCAACATCTCAAGGCCCAGCATCAACAATTTAGTTCGCGATGGAAAGAAGAGTATCTAAAGGAACTCCACAAGCGCAACAAGTGGTTGAGTCCATCCAGAAATCTGCAAGTCGACGATATGGTAGTCATCAAGGACGATAATT